TGAGGGTCGGCTGGAGGACCTTGGCCGTCACGCTCAGCGCCGCCTGGTACGAAAGTTCCTGGGACTTGACGTCCAGGAACGCCTTGGACAGGTCCAGGTCCTCAATGCCGGAGCGCTGGTTTTCCAGGTCGACGACGGCATTCGCGTTGGCGTCCTGCGCCCGCAGCAGCTGAGCGTGCCGGGCGCCGACCTCGGAGCGGCCGTTGATGACGGTGTTCAGGGCCTTGTCCATGTCGTCGATGTGTGCCGAGACGTCGCCGCCGTTGCGCAGGGTGTCAGCGATCGTTTTCAGGAGCCCAAACACCGAATCTCCCTTTCCGTCAGTGTTGTCGCGGCCGAAGATGGCGGGGCCGTTCGCGTCCACCTGGATGGTGGTGTTGGGGCTGATCCGGCGCTCCACCGTGCTGCCGTCCCCGGTGTAGACCGGCGGGTCACCCGGCAGCGGGCCGTTCTTGTAGGCCGCACCCGCGCTGGAGTTGCCGGCAAAGATGTTCCGTCCCTGGTACTGGGTGTTGGCCTTGGTCAGGAGGTCGGTGCGGAGTGAGTCGAGCTGCGTGGCGATGGCATCGCGCCCCTGCTGGTTGATGGCGCCGTTGGCGCCCTGCAGGGTCAGGTCCTTGGCGTTCTGCAGCAGCGTTGTGGCGCTGGCCAACGCATTGTCCGCCGTGGCCAGCCAGGCGGAACCGTCGGAGATGTTGCGGCCGTATTGTGCCGCCGCGGCCTGCTGGGCGCGGACCGCCATCGAGTCCGCCGCCGCAGCGGGATCGTCGGAGACGTTGGAGAACGTCTTCAGGTCCGTGGCGGACTGCTGCAACTGCGCCAGTCTGGCGGAGCTGGCCTGCAGGTTCCGCTGTGCCGCGGCGGCCATGGTTTGCATTGTGACGCGTGTCATCATGGTCAGCGTCCCACCCTTCCGGTCTGGTTGATGAGGACATCGAGCGCCTCGTCCATGGCCGTCATGACCCGGGCCGCGGCCTGGTAGGCGTGCTGGTAGGCGAGCAGGTTCACGTTTTCCTCGTCGATGTCCACGGAGGCATTGGACTGCTGCGCCGTCACTGCGCCGGTCACTGCCGTGCCTGCGGCCACGTCCTGCTGCAGTGCCGTGCGGGTGGCAGTTCCCGTGGTCAGGACCGTCTTGGTCCACTGCGCGTCGGGGGAGCCGGGGACGGTGCCAAGCTGGGAGATCTTGTCCGCCATGGATCCGTCGTTGCCGGCAGTGGCGCTGGCGGAGGTGGCGACGTCGGCCGTGTCCGTCGGGACGACGGCAAGAGTCGAGGCAGCCTGCCCCGCGGTGTAGCTGAAGAATGGCCCTCCCTGCGTGCTGTCCGCCTTATATGCCGTGGCGTGGATGTCATTGACCTGCTTGGCCAGCGTTTCCGCCAAGTTGTTATATTGGGCGGCGGTCTCGGCGATCACACCGCCCGTCCCGTCCCCGTTGGGGCGGGCCAGCACCGAGAGTGTGCCTGCCAGCTGTCCGCCGTCCAGGTCCACGGCCGTGTCGGGATGCCGGGTCCATGCCAACTGGACGGGGCCGGCACCGGGCGCATTAGCCTCGGACATGCTGGCCGGACCGCCAACCTTCACCGTGTTGACCTGGCTGCCGGAAACCAGGACGTTGCCGCCGAGCAGGATCTCGTTGCCGCCGTCGGGCAGGTCCCGCACGGTCCCGCCGGCCAGCTGCGAGATCCTGGCGGTGAGGGTGTTGCGCTGGTCGATCAGTGCGCTGCTGGGAACCCCCGACGAGGCGGACTGCCGGATCTTGTCATTGAGGTCGGCCACCTGGGCGGCTGTGGAGTTCACTTCGCCGGCCAGCATGTCCGCCTGGGACCGGGTCTGCGACCACTGCGTGTCCAGGCCCCGGTACCCGTCGGCAATGCTCTGGGTCAGTGCGGCGGCGCCCTGCAGCAGGGTGGCCGTGACGCCCGGGTCGCCGGGGGTGTTGCTCACGGCCTGCCACGAGCCCCAAAACGTTGTCAGCTGGCCGGAGATGGCGTCGGTGCCCGGCTCCTTCATGCGGGCCTGGATGTCGCTGAGGGCATTGGCGCGGACGTTGGTGTAGCCGGCGCTGGAAAACGCGGTCCGCACGCGGGCGTCCAGGAAGGAGTCGCCCAGGCGGGCGATGCCGGCGACGGCGACGCCCTCGCCCGGCTTCACTCCGGCGCTGTAAAGGGAGCCGTTGGCCGGTGCGCCGATGGAGGCCAGGTCCGTCCGCTGGCGGGTGTAGCCGGCGGTGTTGACGTTGGTCAGGTTCTGCCCGACGACGTTCAGCCCGGTCCGCGCCGCATTCAGCCCGGACAGGGCCGTGGTCAGGCCGCTAAAAGTACTCAACGTGTGTCCTTAGGCATCTCATACGCTCTGGTCCAGGAACCGCGAGCCCGCATCCTGGCGGGTGTGCCCCAAATGGTTGTAGGTGCCCGCATCCGGGGCCATCCCGGCCACGGTTTCCTGGGCGGAGCGCAGGCCGGCGCGGAGGAACTGCAGGTTCGTGTCGCGCAGGCTGCGGAGCTGGTCCACCTGCGTGCTCAGCGCCGCAAAATGGGCGGAGAGGATCTCGCCCCAGGGTCCGTCCGCGGCCGCGGCGGCGAGGTCCTGCAGGGTCGCGTTGTCCGCCAGGCCCCACTCGACGGCGACGGCGGACGCCACGGCCGTCCGCTCCAGCGACGCCGCGCGGAGGCGGTCCATAACGTGCTCAACTTCGCGGGTGGCGTGGTCCAGCCAGCGGGTCTTGCCGGACTGGAGGATCAAATGTTCCTCGTCCAGCTTGAAGACCAGCAGGTCCAGCAGTTCGCGTTCGCGCCACAACAAGGTGGTCAATTCTTCAGGCCCCACGTGATAGGTCCTTTCAACGGGCCGAAGGGTGTCTCCACTAACCTATCGGCGCACCCTGCATGTTCCGTAAGGGCTAGGTCTACACGTTTTGGCTGGGAGACGCCTGAATCCCGAAATAAAAGTTGCCAAATCGATATGAAAATTGTCCCGTGGGGGTTCCAACCCCTTGCCAATCTGGTTTACATTGAAGTGTCACTTGTGATATCCGCACGTGGCACACCTGGGGGGGTGTCGGTTGCGACGTTCTGTCATAAGTTGCCGAGGGGGAAATACAGTTGAATCGCGAAGAACGCGACCATCTTGTGGTGCAAAATTTGCCACTGGTGGGGTATTTGGTTTCTGAAATTTGCATGCGCGCCAGTCACTTGTCCAGGCCCGACCTGACACAGGTGGGCGCCATTGCGCTCATCCAATGTGCGGAGTCCTTTGACGCGAGCCTTGGCGTGCCCTTCGGGGCCTACGCCAGGCGCCGGATCAAGGGTGCCTTCGCCGACGAGCTGCGCCGGGAGGACTGGGCCACCCGGGGCGCCAGGTCCCGCATGAGCGAGCTTGCCGCCATGCAGGAAACGCTTGCCGGCGCGCTGGGCCGCCTGCCCTCAGCCGACGAGCTTGCCGCCGCCATGGGCGTGGACCGCGCCACCGTCGAGGCGTCGCAGCTCGACGCCGCCCGCAGCGTCACACCGCTGACGGACGTGATTGCTGACATGGTCGCGGCAACGTCGCAGACGCCGGAGGAGGCCGTGCTGCAGTCCGAGCACGAGGACTTCCTGGGCGCGGCAGTCGCGGCGCTGCCGGAAAAGATGCGCTACATCGTGGAGCAGATCTACTACGGCGACCGCAGCGTCAAGGACCTGGCGGAGGAACTCGGCTCCAGCCACTCCGCCGTGTCCCAGCAGCGCACGGAGGCGATGCGGCTGCTGCGCGACGGCATTGAGCGCCACTACCTGGCGACGGCGGACGCGCAGTCCCCGCCCCATGCCCGCATCGCGGCGTCCCGCCGGGAGGACTACCTGACCGATCTTGGCGCACGCACGCTGGGCGGCGCCACGCGGGTGCGCAGCCACCATGTGTTCCGGAACGGCGTGGTGAAGTCCCTGCCCGCACTGGGGTGAGGAACCGGCGGGCCGGGATCGAGAAGTTGGGGGACTATAACTCCTAACGGCCCGGAACGTGTTGCCGAGAGTTGCTGGCAGTTGCCCACGGATGGGCGGCAGGACAGTACCCACACTCACGGAGGATCCACTCATGGGCATGCAAGTCAACACCAACCTCGCGGCAAACAATGCTTACCGCAACCT
This genomic stretch from Arthrobacter dokdonellae harbors:
- the flgL gene encoding flagellar hook-associated protein FlgL, yielding MMTRVTMQTMAAAAQRNLQASSARLAQLQQSATDLKTFSNVSDDPAAAADSMAVRAQQAAAAQYGRNISDGSAWLATADNALASATTLLQNAKDLTLQGANGAINQQGRDAIATQLDSLRTDLLTKANTQYQGRNIFAGNSSAGAAYKNGPLPGDPPVYTGDGSTVERRISPNTTIQVDANGPAIFGRDNTDGKGDSVFGLLKTIADTLRNGGDVSAHIDDMDKALNTVINGRSEVGARHAQLLRAQDANANAVVDLENQRSGIEDLDLSKAFLDVKSQELSYQAALSVTAKVLQPTLMDFLR
- the flgK gene encoding flagellar hook-associated protein FlgK; protein product: MSTFSGLTTALSGLNAARTGLNVVGQNLTNVNTAGYTRQRTDLASIGAPANGSLYSAGVKPGEGVAVAGIARLGDSFLDARVRTAFSSAGYTNVRANALSDIQARMKEPGTDAISGQLTTFWGSWQAVSNTPGDPGVTATLLQGAAALTQSIADGYRGLDTQWSQTRSQADMLAGEVNSTAAQVADLNDKIRQSASSGVPSSALIDQRNTLTARISQLAGGTVRDLPDGGNEILLGGNVLVSGSQVNTVKVGGPASMSEANAPGAGPVQLAWTRHPDTAVDLDGGQLAGTLSVLARPNGDGTGGVIAETAAQYNNLAETLAKQVNDIHATAYKADSTQGGPFFSYTAGQAASTLAVVPTDTADVATSASATAGNDGSMADKISQLGTVPGSPDAQWTKTVLTTGTATRTALQQDVAAGTAVTGAVTAQQSNASVDIDEENVNLLAYQHAYQAAARVMTAMDEALDVLINQTGRVGR
- a CDS encoding flagellar protein FlgN, which produces MGPEELTTLLWRERELLDLLVFKLDEEHLILQSGKTRWLDHATREVEHVMDRLRAASLERTAVASAVAVEWGLADNATLQDLAAAAADGPWGEILSAHFAALSTQVDQLRSLRDTNLQFLRAGLRSAQETVAGMAPDAGTYNHLGHTRQDAGSRFLDQSV
- a CDS encoding sigma-70 family RNA polymerase sigma factor; amino-acid sequence: MGYLVSEICMRASHLSRPDLTQVGAIALIQCAESFDASLGVPFGAYARRRIKGAFADELRREDWATRGARSRMSELAAMQETLAGALGRLPSADELAAAMGVDRATVEASQLDAARSVTPLTDVIADMVAATSQTPEEAVLQSEHEDFLGAAVAALPEKMRYIVEQIYYGDRSVKDLAEELGSSHSAVSQQRTEAMRLLRDGIERHYLATADAQSPPHARIAASRREDYLTDLGARTLGGATRVRSHHVFRNGVVKSLPALG